The Hymenobacter sp. 5317J-9 region GCTATCAGTATGAGGTGGTCTAGCGATATCTTTTCGTAAACTCTTAGTACCCGCCGAGGCTAAAAAACACTGCTACTGGGTGGCTTGCTGAAGCTCAAGCAGCACAAAGAGATTATAGACTGATAATCAGTATTTAATAGTATATAAACCCGTTATTTCCCGGTTCGGTTTGTGCTATCTAATACTTGGGGTTTGACTTATAAAAGGTTTCCTTTCAGAAGCTGTACCAAGGACCTAATGCTTATAAAAGGTTTCCTTTCAAGGCCTCGAAAGGGGTCAAGCACTTATAAAAGGTTTCCTTTCGGGCCCTACTTTTCCTCAGACGTTCCCCGGTCCCACCCTTTTAAAAGCTTTTGTTGGCACAACCAATCACAAGTTTGTGTATTTTCTTTTATTTGTTCTTATTTGAGAGCTCGCAAGTGCTTGATTGTAAGGTCTTACAGAGCCCGAAAGGGAACCTTTTATAAGCGAAAGGGAACCTTTTATAAGCCCAAAGGAAACATTTTATAAGCGTAGAGAAACCTTTTATAAGTCCAGAGGAAACGTTTTATAAGTGAAAGGAAACTACACTTAATAGTTTGTTTCCTTTTGTGCTACTTTCGTTGCATGACTAGCCTTGTTCCCCTGCCCACGGCCCTGGAGATTCGTCAGCATAACGCCATCACGACGGCGCGCTACGAAATGACTGCCTGCGAGATGGATATCGTCTTCTACCTGCTTTCCCTGCTTAAGAAAGAGGATAACATCGGCACTTTCTACCGGGTCAAGGTGACGGAACTCCAGCAACTAACGGGGCGCCAGTGGAACTACCAACAGTTCTTCGACGCCACCAGTGCCCTGCGTTCCCGTGAGTACATCATTAAGAACGAAAAGGAGCGCCGGACTCTGCAAGTAGGCTTGCTGGCCAGTGCCGAATACCTGCACGGGCAAGGGGTAATAGAGTTGGAGGTCTCGGAAAAAATGAGACCCTACTTGATTGACCTCAAGCGCAACTTTACCTCCTTCCGATTGCAGGCCGCCTTCAATTTGAGCAGCAAGTACGCTAAGCGGGTCTATCAAATGGCCAGTCAGTGGAAGGACAAACCATCCATTACTTATTCGCTGCACGACTTCAAAGTCATGCTCAACCTAAAAGACCCAGAGGGGAAGGAACCAGAGCAGTATTCCAAGGTGTCGATGCTGCAGCGCAAGGTACTTGACGTAGCCGTCCAGCAAATCAACCAG contains the following coding sequences:
- a CDS encoding replication initiation protein yields the protein MTSLVPLPTALEIRQHNAITTARYEMTACEMDIVFYLLSLLKKEDNIGTFYRVKVTELQQLTGRQWNYQQFFDATSALRSREYIIKNEKERRTLQVGLLASAEYLHGQGVIELEVSEKMRPYLIDLKRNFTSFRLQAAFNLSSKYAKRVYQMASQWKDKPSITYSLHDFKVMLNLKDPEGKEPEQYSKVSMLQRKVLDVAVQQINQHTDLQLRYELLKKGRAFESVRFFIQAQLPEQLPLPFEQPLDEAREQKARQHLRDLDIKDAGLVGRILSNQDLVNDLFGFVYKLKTGKIKATTNAGGLFLKTAGLLKK